Part of the Effusibacillus pohliae DSM 22757 genome is shown below.
TGCCGCTGAAGTCCGTGCATGTCAGCGTCGTACCGGATATCCGGGTGATTCCCGGCGGACAATCGATCGGCGTCAAAATCAAATCCAACGGCATCATGGTAGTCGGCTACAATCTGGTCAAATATCAGCAACACTCGATCTCACCGGCGGAACAGGCGAATATCAAAATCGGCGACGTGATCACCGCAATTGACGGACGCAAAGTGGAAAGCGTCGAACAAGCGGCGAATCTGATCAACAAAGCGGGCAAGGAAAATCGCGATTTGGAAATCACCGTGCTTCGCTCCAAATCGCAGGTGAAACTGCGCGTCAAGCCAACCTGGGACAAAGAGACGGAAACGTACCGGATCGGCCTCTATATCCGCGATTCGGCGGCAGGCGTCGGAACATTGACCTTCTATGCGCCGACCTACAATGTGTTTGGTGCTCTCGGACATGTCATATCCGATATGGATACCGGCCAACCGATCCAGGTGAAGGAGGGTCAGGTGGTTCACTCGAGCGTCACGTCGATCGATAAGGGAGAAAGCGGACAGCCCGGCGAAAAACGGGGCGTGATGATCGACGAGGATAACGTGTTGGGCACGATTACAAAAAACTGTGATTTTGGCGTATTCGGCCATATGAAAAAGGCGCCCGAGCGCGGATTGATGACGGAGCCGATTCCGATCGCGCTGGCCGAGCAGGTGAAGGAAGGGCCGGCGAAGATTCTGACGGTCGTCGACGGGCAAAAAGTCGAGGAATATTCGATCGAGATCGTGAACGTGTTGCGCCAGAAGTATCCTGCTACCAAAAGCATGGTGATCCGGATCACCGACCCGCGCCTGCTGGAGAAAACGGGCGGCATCATCCAGGGCATGAGTGGCAGTCCGATCATCCAGGGAGGCAAACTGGTAGGCGCCGTCACCCACGTATTTGTCAACGACCCGACGCAAGGCTACGGAGTGTTCATCGAATGGATGTTGAATGAGGCGGGCATCGAAACAAAAGCGAGCAAAGCGTCCTAGAAGCCTGAAAACACCCGATTGCACGGGTGTTTTTTGTATGTAGGTCTTTTGGCCTATTTTTGTAATATTTTTCGACAAAGAGTCTGACATAAATCATGCACAGCAATAATAAGCATCGATACAAGACGAATGTCGAAAAAAATGTGAAAAAATGTCGGAAGATTTTTGCGAAAACTTTGGAAGGATTAGCCACACTGTTTGTCGAACTCTATTTTTCGTGCACCAACAGTGAGAAGGGGGAGCCAGGCAGTGAGTCAAATTCGAGTTTTGGTAGCAGACGACAACAGGGAATTTGCCGATCTTCTGAAAGAATTCATATCCGAACAACGCGATATGG
Proteins encoded:
- the spoIVB gene encoding SpoIVB peptidase, with the translated sequence MTKGILKRLFGLALASLVVALFSSTPVRDWASTPAHIRLLEGHSTLLKLGLPVSATVITSNSHVATVRGNPDSRAAFNLKQPIEIDSLTQGDTDVQVKLFGFLPLKSVHVSVVPDIRVIPGGQSIGVKIKSNGIMVVGYNLVKYQQHSISPAEQANIKIGDVITAIDGRKVESVEQAANLINKAGKENRDLEITVLRSKSQVKLRVKPTWDKETETYRIGLYIRDSAAGVGTLTFYAPTYNVFGALGHVISDMDTGQPIQVKEGQVVHSSVTSIDKGESGQPGEKRGVMIDEDNVLGTITKNCDFGVFGHMKKAPERGLMTEPIPIALAEQVKEGPAKILTVVDGQKVEEYSIEIVNVLRQKYPATKSMVIRITDPRLLEKTGGIIQGMSGSPIIQGGKLVGAVTHVFVNDPTQGYGVFIEWMLNEAGIETKASKAS